A single window of Crassostrea angulata isolate pt1a10 chromosome 8, ASM2561291v2, whole genome shotgun sequence DNA harbors:
- the LOC128160682 gene encoding hemicentin-2-like, whose protein sequence is MFGGRNLEPFTIMTDVQLVTTFCFLGGICVICLGRVYGQELNGDTQSLSVIEGGEITLPCTAHNITDQKVFWFQKEGFPLFVLNESYTADDRFELVRSSDDDWGLRIHDVREDDAGIYRCLLNTNPVQLKTLYLDVLVPANINKTLSSTTVSASEGEDVDLYCDVRGNPKPLVSWIRKGEYFAAGKNLSLHDVTCDTAGTYTCAASNHVGEAVYHNFQLSICTNAANVSFGGKGAVYLTFFTCLLFNSHFTSLKFLS, encoded by the exons ATGTTTGGAGGTCGTAATTTGGAACCATTTACCATTATGACGGACGTACAACTTGTCACTACTTTCTGTTTTCTTGGCGGAATCTGTGTTATCTGCTTGG GACGAGTTTATGGACAAGAGCTGAATGGGGACACACAGTCTTTGTCGGTGATCGAAGGAGGGGAGATTACTCTGCCGTGCACGGCGCACAACATCACTGACCAAAAA GTCTTTTGGTTTCAAAAAGAAGGATTTCCACTATTTGTGCTCAATGAGAGCTATACTGCAGACGATCGGTTTGAACTGGTTCGGTCGAGCGATGACGACTGGGGTCTTCGTATTCATGACGTCAGAGAGGATGACGCAGGAATCTACAGATGTCTGTTGAACACTAATCCAGTGCAGCTTAAAACTCTATATCTGGATGTGCTAG TTCCagcaaatattaataaaacgCTATCCAGTACAACAGTCAGCGCGTCGGAGGGGGAGGATGTGGACCTTTACTGTGACGTCAGAGGAAACCCCAAGCCCCTGGTTAGTTGGATAAGAAAAGGgg AATATTTTGCTGCGGGGAAAAATCTAAGTCTTCATGACGTCACATGCGACACGGCTGGTACATATACATGTGCAGCTTCAAATCACGTCGGGGAAGCCGTTTATCACAATTTTCAACTTTCAATAT GTACAAACGCAGCTAACGTATCATTTGGAGGAAAGGGAGCGGTCTACCTGACCTTTTTTACTTGCCTTCTCTTCAATAGTCATTTTACATCGTTGAAGTTTCTATCTTAA